The Pecten maximus chromosome 14, xPecMax1.1, whole genome shotgun sequence genome includes a region encoding these proteins:
- the LOC117342343 gene encoding 2'-deoxynucleoside 5'-phosphate N-hydrolase 1-like isoform X2, whose translation MKIYFAGSIRGGRQDAELYLRIIGKLESYGTVLTEHVGAQNLKECEQHLTEKEIHDRDMAWLQDCDVLVAEVTQPSLGVGYEIGRALTLNKRILCLFRPDSGKSLSAMIAGADTGSSTFVVKNYKEEDVPTILSNFLN comes from the exons ATGAAGATCTATTTTGCTGGCAGTATCCGTGGCGGCCGTCAGGATGCTGAGCTTTACCTGAGAATTATAGGAAAGCTAGAGTCCTATGGTACAGTTCTCACAGAACATGTTGGTGCACAAAATTTGAAAGAAT GTGAACAACACTTGACAGAAAAGGAGATTCATGATCGTGACATGGCATGGCTTCAAGACTGTGATG TGTTGGTGGCAGAGGTGACCCAGCCCTCACTTGGAGTTGGTTATGAAATTGGACGAGCATTGACATTAAATAAAAGGATACTGTGCTTGTTTCGACCAGACTCTGGAAAAA GCTTATCGGCCATGATTGCTGGGGCAGACACTGGTTCATCCACATTTGTGGTGAAAAATTACAAAGAGGAAGATGTTCCAACTATATTAAGTAATTTTCTCAATTAA
- the LOC117342343 gene encoding 2'-deoxynucleoside 5'-phosphate N-hydrolase 1-like isoform X1 yields the protein MKIYFAGSIRGGRQDAELYLRIIGKLESYGTVLTEHVGAQNLKESGEQHLTEKEIHDRDMAWLQDCDVLVAEVTQPSLGVGYEIGRALTLNKRILCLFRPDSGKSLSAMIAGADTGSSTFVVKNYKEEDVPTILSNFLN from the exons ATGAAGATCTATTTTGCTGGCAGTATCCGTGGCGGCCGTCAGGATGCTGAGCTTTACCTGAGAATTATAGGAAAGCTAGAGTCCTATGGTACAGTTCTCACAGAACATGTTGGTGCACAAAATTTGAAAGAAT CAGGTGAACAACACTTGACAGAAAAGGAGATTCATGATCGTGACATGGCATGGCTTCAAGACTGTGATG TGTTGGTGGCAGAGGTGACCCAGCCCTCACTTGGAGTTGGTTATGAAATTGGACGAGCATTGACATTAAATAAAAGGATACTGTGCTTGTTTCGACCAGACTCTGGAAAAA GCTTATCGGCCATGATTGCTGGGGCAGACACTGGTTCATCCACATTTGTGGTGAAAAATTACAAAGAGGAAGATGTTCCAACTATATTAAGTAATTTTCTCAATTAA